From a region of the Desmodus rotundus isolate HL8 chromosome 7, HLdesRot8A.1, whole genome shotgun sequence genome:
- the TRPV4 gene encoding transient receptor potential cation channel subfamily V member 4, with translation MAEPSESPRAGPAEVAEPPGDESGTSGGEAFPLSSLANLFEGEDGSPVPSLDAGRPTGASDGRPNLRMKFQGAFRKGVPNPIDLLESTLYESSVVPGPKKAPMDSLFDYGTYRHHPSDNKRWRRKVMEKQPQSPKAPAPQPPPILKVFNRPILFDIVSRGSTADLDGLLPYLLTHKKRLTDEEFREPSTGKTCLPKALLNLSNGRNDTIPLLLDIAERTGNTREFINLPFRDIYYRGQTALHIAIERRCKHYVELLVAQGADVHAQARGRFFQPKDEGGYFYFGELPLSLAACTNQPHIVNYLTENPHKKADMRRQDSRGNTVLHALVAIADNTRENTKFVTKMYDLLLLKCARLFPDSNLEAVLNNDGLSPLMMAAKAGKIGVFQHIIRREVTDEDTRHLSRKFKDWAYGPVYSSLYDLSSLDTCGEEASVLEILVYNSKIENRHEMLAVEPINELLRDKWRKFGAVSFYINVVSYLCAMVIFTLTAYHQPLEGAPPYPYHTTVDYLRLAGEIITLFTGVLFFFTNIKDLFMKKCPGVNSLFIDGSFQLLYFIYSVLVIVAAALYLAGVEAYLAVMVFALVLGWMNALYFTRGLKLTGTYSIMIQKILFKDLFRFLLVYLLFMIGYASALVSLLNPCANMKVCSEDHTNCTVPTYPSCRDSDTFSTFLLDLFKLTIGMGDLEMLSSTKYPVVFIILLVTYIILTFVLLLNMLIALMGETVGQVSKESKHIWKLQWATTILDIERSFPVFLRKAFRSGEMVTVGKSSDGTPDRRWCFRVDEVNWSHWNQNLGIINEDPGKNESYQYYGFSHTMGRLRRDRWSSVVPRVVELNKTSNPDEVVVPLDNMGNPSCDGRKQSYPPKWRTDDAPL, from the exons ATGGCGGAGCCCAGCGAGAGCCCCCGAGCGGGACCTGCAGAGGTGGCTGAGCCCCCCGGGGATGAGAGTGGCACCTCTGGTGGGGAGGCCTTCCCCCTCTCTTCACTGGCCAACCTGTTCGAGGGGGAGGATGGCTCCCCTGTGCCCTCGCTGGATGCTGGCCGCCCCACTGGTGCGAGTGACGGGCGTCCGAACCTGCGCATGAAGTTCCAGGGTGCCTTCCGCAAGGGGGTGCCCAACCCCATCGACCTGCTGGAGTCCACCCTGTATGAGTCCTCCGTGGTGCCCGGGCCCAAGAAGGCACCCATGGACTCTCTCTTTGACTATGGCACCTATCGTCACCACCCCAGCGACAACAAGCGGTGGAGGCGGAAGGTCATGGA gaAGCAGCCGCAGAGCCCCAAAGCTCCTGCGCCCCAGCCACCCCCCATCCTCAAAGTCTTCAACCGGCCCATCCTCTTCGACATCGTGTCCCGGGGCTCCACCGCCGACCTGGATGGGCTGCTCCCCTACTTGCTAACCCACAAGAAGCGCCTGACTGATGAGGAGTTCCGGG agCCGTCCACGGGGAAGACCTGCCTGCCCAAGGCCCTGCTGAACTTGAGCAATGGGCGGAACGACACCATCCCGTTGCTCCTGGATATCGCGGAGCGCACCGGCAACACCCGCGAGTTCATCAACTTGCCCTTTCGGGACATCTACTACCGAG gtCAGACCGCCCTGCACATCGCCATCGAGCGCCGCTGCAAACACTACGTGGAGCTCCTGGTGGCCCAGGGAGCCGACGTCCACGCTCAGGCCCGGGGCCGCTTCTTCCAGCCCAAGGACGAGGGGGGCTACTTCTACTTTG GTGAGCTGCCCCTGTCTCTGGCCGCCTGCACCAACCAGCCGCACATCGTCAACTACCTGACGGAGAACCCGCACAAGAAGGCGGACATGCGGCGGCAGGACTCCCGCGGCAACACCGTGCTGCACGCGCTGGTGGCCATCGCGGACAACACCCGCGAGAACACCAAGTTCGTCACCAAGATGTATGACCTGCTGCTGCTCAAGTGCGCCCGCCTCTTCCCCGACAGCAACCTGGAGGCCGTGCTCAACAACGACGGCCTCTCGCCCCTCATGATGGCTGCCAAGGCAGGCAAGATCGGG GTCTTTCAGCACATCATCCGTCGGGAGGTGACGGATGAGGACACCAGGCACCTGTCCCGCAAGTTCAAGGACTGGGCCTACGGCCCCGTGTATTCCTCCCTCTATGACCTGTCCTCCCTGGACACGTGTGGGGAAGAGGCCTCTGTGCTGGAAATCCTGGTCTACAACAGCAAGATCGAG AACCGCCACGAGATGCTGGCCGTGGAGCCCATCAACGAACTGCTGCGTGACAAGTGGCGTAAGTTCGGGGCTGTCTCCTTCTACATCAACGTGGTCTCCTACCTGTGTGCCATGGTCATCTTTACCCTGACCGCCTACCACCAGCCACTGGAGGGCGCT CCGCCCTACCCTTACCACACCACAGTGGACTACCTGAGGCTGGCCGGGGAGATCATCACACTCTTCACCGGGGTCCTGTTCTTTTTCACCAAC ATCAAAGACTTGTTCATGAAGAAATGCCCTGGAGTGAACTCTCTCTTCATCGATGGCTCCTTCCAGCTactcta CTTCATCTACTCCGTGCTGGTGATTGTCGCGGCCGCCCTCTACCTGGCCGGGGTGGAGGCTTACCTGGCCGTCATGGTCTTTGCCTTGGTCCTGGGCTGGATGAATGCACTTTACTTCACACGTGGGCTGAAGCTAACAGGGACTTACAGCATCATGATCCAGAAG ATCCTCTTCAAGGACCTGTTCCGCTTCCTGCTGGTCTACTTGCTCTTCATGATCGGCTATGCCTCCG ccctggTGTCCCTACTGAACCCGTGCGCCAACATGAAGGTGTGCAGTGAGGACCACACCAACTGCACGGTGCCCACGTACCCCTCCTGCCGCGACAGCGACACCTTCAGCACCTTCCTGCTGGACCTCTTCAAGCTGACCATCGGCATGGGCGACCTGGAGATGCTGAGCAGCACCAAGTACCCCGTGGTGTTCATCATCCTGCTGGTCACCTACATCATCCTCACCTTTGTGCTGCTCCTCAACATGCTCATCGCCCTGATGGGGGAGAcggtgggccaggtctccaaggAGAGCAAGCACATCTGGAAGCTGCAG tGGGCCACCACCATCCTGGACATCGAGCGCTCCTTCCCTGTGTTCCTGAGGAAGGCCTTCCGCTCTGGCGAAATGGTGACCGTGGGCAAGAGCTCCGACGGCACCCCGGACCGCAGGTGGTGCTTCAG GGTGGATGAGGTGAACTGGTCTCACTGGAACCAGAACTTGGGCATCATCAATGAGGACCCGGGCAAGAACGAGAGCTACCAGTATTACGGCTTCTCGCACACCATGGGCCGCCTCCGCAGGG ATCGCTGGTCCTCCGTGGTGCCACGCGTGGTGGAACTGAACAAAACCTCGAACCCAGATGAGGTGGTGGTGCCTCTGGACAACATGGGGAACCCCAGCTGTGACGGCCGCAAGCAGAGCTACCCCCCCAAATGGAGGACTGATGACGCCCCCCTCTag